The proteins below are encoded in one region of Erinaceus europaeus chromosome 15, mEriEur2.1, whole genome shotgun sequence:
- the MMP25 gene encoding matrix metalloproteinase-25 — MLGLLVLLPLLPAPARAPEPSAHDLSLGVDWLTRYGYLPPPHPGQLQLRSPLKLRDAVKVMQRFAGLPETGVLDAVTVAAMRRPRCSLPDVLGLAGLVRRRRRYALGGSAWKKRVLTWRVQSFPRGSALRPDVVRTLMHFALAAWGAETDLTFREVGTQDTPEPDILIGFSQNFHEDSYPFDGPGGTLAHAFFPGEHPISGDTHFDDEETWTFGVKDGEGTDLFAVAVHEFGHALGLGHSSAPDSIMRPFYQGPVGDPAKYRLSQDDREGLQQLYGKASQTPSAKPTRKPLTAPPQPPALPPDSPSTPFPDRCQGNFDAIANIRGETFFFKGPWFWRLQPSGQLVSPRPARLHRFWEGLPADVRTVQAAYSRPDGRILLFSGSRFWVFRDRLREGEPRQLTALGLPEGEQVDAVFSWPQNGKTYLVRGGRYWRYDEAAQRADPGYPRDLGLWEGAPLAPDDVTVSNAGDTYFVKGTQYWRFPKGTVQADPDSPQPLGPQWLDCPRPPQTTPQPGGCNCQCEINQASGHSAGSLLLLLLSLLLGHVAGH; from the exons ATGCTCGGGCTGCTGGtgctgctgccgctgctgccCGCGCCCGCCCGCGCCCCGGAGCCCAGCGCGCACGACCTGAGCCTCGGCGTG GACTGGCTGACCCGCTATGGCTACCTGCCGCCGCCCCACCCCGGCCAGCTGCAGCTGCGGAGCCCCCTGAAGCTGCGGGACGCGGTCAAGGTGATGCAGCGTTTTGCTGGGCTTCCGGAGACCGGCGTCCTGG ACGCGGTGACCGTGGCTGCCATGCGCAGGCCCAGATGCTCGCTGCCGGACGTGCTGGGCCTGGCAGGGCTGGTGAGGCGGCGGCGCAGGTATGCCCTTGGGGGCAGTGCCTGGAAGAAGCGGGTCCTGACCTGGAG GGTACAGTCCTTCCCCCGTGGCTCTGCACTGAGGCCGGATGTTGTCCGCACTCTCATGCACTTTGCCCTGGCCGCCTGGGGGGCCGAGACAGACCTCACCTTCCGAGAGGTGGGAACGCAGGACACCCCAGAGCCCGACATCCTCATCGGCTTCTCCCAGAACTTCCACGAGGACAGCTACCCGTTTGATGGCCCCGGGGGCACGCTGGCCCATGCTTTCTTCCCTGGGGAGCACCCCATCTCAGGGGACACACACTTCGATGATGAGGAGACCTGGACTTTCGGGGTGAAAG aTGGCGAGGGGACAGACCTGTTTGCGGTGGCCGTCCATGAGTTCGGCCACGCGCTCGGCTTGGGCCACTCCTCGGCGCCGGACTCCATCATGAGGCCCTTCTACCAGGGTCCTGTGGGTGACCCTGCCAAATACCGCCTGTCACAGGATGACAGGGAGGGCCTGCAGCAGCTCTATG GGAAGGCGTCCCAGACCCCGTCTGCCAAGCCCACGAGAAAGCCCCTGACCGCACCCCCCCAGCCGCCTGCCCTGCCCCCCGACAG cccctccacccccttcccGGACCGGTGCCAGGGCAATTTTGATGCCATCGCCAACATCCGCGGAGAAACCTTCTTCTTCAAAG gcccctGGTTCTGGCGCCTCCAGCCCTCGGGCCAGCTGGTGTCACCCCGGCCCGCGCGGCTGCACCGCTTCTGGGAGGGGCTGCCCGCCGACGTGAGGACGGTGCAGGCGGCCTACTCACGCCCCGACGGCCGCATCCTGCTCTTCAGCG GCTCCCGGTTCTGGGTGTTCCGCGACCGGCTGCGAGAGGGGGAGCCGCGGCAGCTGACGGCGCTGGGGCTGCCCGAGGGCGAGCAGGTGGACGCCGTGTTCTCGTGGCCGCAGAACGGAAAGACCTACCTGGTGCGCGGCGGCCGCTACTGGCGCTACGACGAGGCGGCCCAGCGCGCAGACCCCGGCTACCCGCGGGACCTCGGCCTCTGGGAGGGGGCGCCGCTCGCCCCCGACGACGTCACCGTCAGCAACGCAG gtgataCCTACTTTGTCAAGGGCACCCAATACTGGCGCTTTCCCAAGGGCACAGTCCAGGCTGATCCTGACTCCCCCCAACCCTTGGGCCCCCAGTGGCTAGATTGCCCCAGACCCCCCCAAACCACCCCACAGCCAGGAGGCTGCAACTGTCAGTGTGAGATCAACCAGGCCTCAGGGCACTCGGCGGGGTCCCTTCTGCTGCTTCTGCTGAGCCTGCTGCTGGGGCATGTCGCTGGCCACTGA
- the BICDL2 gene encoding BICD family-like cargo adapter 2 produces MSSPSGLLSGGASPSGDEGFYPFVLERRDSFLGGGPVPGEPEDLALQLQQKEKDLLLAAELGKMLLERNEELQRRLDTLSAQHSEREERLQQENHELRRGLAARGAEWEARAVELEGDVEALRAQLGEQRSEQQDSGRERARALGELSEQNLRLSQQLAQASQTEQELHRELEGLRGQCQAQALAGAELRTRLESLQGENQMLQSRRQDLEAQIRGLREEVEQGQGRLRATHEELMLLRRQRREHSLELERARAEAGEALGAARRLQRRVAELEEESRLQEADVSGASLQSELARSLDGDADGPAEPPSPAPSLPDHAAPDALEVPGHPPAPPEESLEPPKKRASLSPAELLEEKEAEVALLQDEVALQRTELLSLREELLRQKQLRAQEDPEAALSCALADRDQAVSRAMELSLELSRVSLERDSLSRELLRAIRQKVALTQELEAWQDDMQVVISQQVRSQRQKELSAGAGPRRPAPRFSLRLSPGPAGGFLSSLFRRT; encoded by the exons ATGAGCTCCCCGTCGGGGCTGCTGTCTGGGGGCGCCTCACCCAGCGGTGATGAGGGCTTCTACCCCTTTGTGCTGGAGCGGCGGGACTCGTTCCTgggtgggggcccagtgccagggGAGCCTGAGGACCTGGCGCTGCAACTGcagcagaaggagaaagacctgCTGTTGGCAGCCGAGCTGGGCAAGATGCTTCTGGAACGCAATGAGGAGCTGCAGCGGCGGCTGGACACACTCAGCGCCCAGCACTCAGAGCGTGAGgag CGGCTGCAGCAAGAGAACCATGAGCTCCGCCGGGGGCTGGCGGCACGGGGAGCGGAGTGGGAGGCCAGGGCTGTGGAGCTGGAGGGGGACGTGGAGGCCCTTCGCGCTCAGCTGGGGGAGCAGCGCTCGGAGCAGCAGGACAGCGGGCGCGAGCGGGCACGGGCTCTCGGGGAACTCAGCGAACAGAACCTCAGGCTCAGCCAGCAGCTGGCGCAG GCCTCCCAGACGGAGCAGGAGCTGCACCGGGAGCTGGAGGGGCTCCGAGGGCAGTGCCAAGCCCAGGCCCTGGCTGGGGCAGAGCTGAGGACACGGCTGGAGAGTCTGCAGGGGGAG AATCAGATGCTGCAGAGCCGGAGACAGGACCTGGAGGCCCAGATCCGAGGCCTACGagaggaggtggagcagggcCAGGGCAGGCTGCGGGCCACCCATGAGGAGCTGATGCTgctgaggaggcagaggagggagcACAGCCTGGAG CTGGAGCGCGCGCGCGCGGAGGCCGGAGAGGCGCTGGGCGCGGCGCGGAGGCTGCAGCGGCGGGTGGCGGAGCTGGAGGAGGAGTCGCGCCTGCAGGAGGCCGACGTGTCGGGGGCATCGCTGCAGTCCGAGCTCGCCCGCAGCCTGGACGGCGACGCCGACGGCCCCGCAGAGCCGCCCTCGCCGGCCCCCTCCCTCCCCGATCACGCCGCCCCGGACGCCCTGGAGGTACCTGGCCACCCGCCTGCGCCCCCGGAGGAGAGCCTGGAGCCCCCCAAGAAGCGAGCCTCGCTGAGCCCCGCGGAGTtactggaggagaaggaggcggaGGTGGCCCTGCTGCAGGACGAG GTCGCGCTGCAGCGGACGGAGCTGCTGTCGCTGCGGGAGGAGCTGCTGAGGCAGAAGCAGCTGCGCGCGCAGGAGGACCCCGAGGCGGCCCTGAGCTGCGCCCTCGCCGACCGGGACCAGGCCGTGAGCAG ggCCATGGAGCTGTCGCTGGAGCTCAGCCGCGTGTCTCTGGAGCGGGACTCCCTGTCGCGGGAGCTGCTGCGCGCCATCCGCCAGAAGGTGGCGCTGACGCAAGAGCTGGAGGCCtggcag GACGACATGCAGGTGGTGATCAGCCAGCAGGTGCGCTCGCAGAGACAGAAGGAGCTGAGCGCTGGAGCCGGTCCCCGCCGCCCCGCACCCCGTTTCTCGCTGCGCCTGAGCCCAGGCCCGGCCGGGGGCTTCCTCAGCAGCCTTTTCCGAAGGACCTGA